In the genome of Pseudomonas sp. HS6, one region contains:
- a CDS encoding metallophosphoesterase family protein — translation MKIGLISDTHNLLRSEALAALQGCDAIIHAGDIGNPDILTQLAEIAPLHTVRGNNDLNSPWARDLPDLLTLNLNGWQSLLVHDIADVPTDLDPSVKLIITGHSHKPRIEWCGDRLYVNPGSAGPRRFKLPVTLAILEIQPDSIDPRLISLLDPPA, via the coding sequence TCGGCCTCATTTCCGACACCCACAACCTCCTCCGCTCTGAGGCTCTCGCGGCGCTTCAAGGCTGCGACGCGATCATCCACGCCGGCGACATCGGCAACCCGGACATTCTCACTCAACTGGCCGAAATCGCCCCTCTTCATACGGTACGCGGCAACAACGATCTAAACAGCCCTTGGGCCCGAGACCTCCCCGATCTCCTCACCTTAAACCTCAACGGCTGGCAAAGCCTGCTCGTCCACGACATAGCCGACGTTCCCACCGACCTCGACCCCAGCGTAAAACTCATCATCACCGGCCACTCCCACAAACCCCGCATTGAATGGTGCGGTGATCGTCTTTATGTCAACCCGGGTAGCGCCGGTCCTCGTCGTTTCAAGCTGCCGGTCACGCTGGCAATTCTCGAAATACAACCCGACTCAATCGACCCCCGCCTCATTTCCCTGCTGGATCCCCCCGCCTGA
- a CDS encoding DUF3772 domain-containing protein codes for MRNALMSLVFVVLTLLGPGLATVAAADLSNAIDIGAPLPGVSQNDLQALQQRLDGLKQQISSANNYNQLEGPQDRVQLFILDIDRLSASLLPQQAQLTVQLGVLGATPTETVAAEQADIAAQRATLIEQKTKVDTALKNLATLKQNATDLITQIASIRRTLLESELTLGTDSILSPGFWAPLVDPAPDDRQRLRSFVEQIKETGAEAWQPGQRFYTSVLVLLAFIVWTLGRRLADRWLAWVCIHRMPEGRLRRSSLAFASALATLATTAIALELLYYACTRHVPLPPMLATFSDEFQKVVYACVMITGLSRALLSTEHPSWRLPVIAEPVALTLKPFARILSVTLLVLVTAVQVSNASGMSSQIVIAGRGVIALVVLGIVTVLLMRVGKVRKALAAAGDAQVTGNTFAGVVYTIATLAMVISLGALLTGYVSLARFITYELVWAFIVFSGFYLLMQLLKDSCEYFFSPRHSSGKALKQLLGVGDRRLEQASTLLAGVGRAALLLLAVITLFVGGIGTTLGQLATNIGAILGGAGLRKLNIVPGHLLNAMLALLIGIYLIRALRRWLDNEFLPKTDMDPGMCASLSTLFSNIGYALVVLLTLSSLGVKWTNLAWIVSALSVGIGFGLQEIVKNFVSGLILLTERPVKVGDLISISGVEGDIRRINVRATEIQLSDRSIVIVPNSQLISQNLRNVTLGGSAQGVATLELMFPLDIDPEQVKNLLLDTYKEHETILGKPAPFVRFSKLSPDGITLTVTGYVDSPRIVGKTKSDLLFEILKRLGASGIELAKPAQPNA; via the coding sequence ATGCGCAATGCATTGATGTCATTGGTGTTCGTCGTTCTGACCCTGCTCGGCCCGGGCCTGGCAACTGTGGCGGCCGCCGATTTATCGAACGCAATCGACATCGGCGCCCCGCTTCCGGGGGTCAGCCAAAACGATCTGCAAGCGCTGCAACAGCGCCTCGATGGCCTCAAGCAGCAGATCTCGTCCGCCAACAACTACAACCAGCTCGAAGGCCCGCAGGATCGGGTGCAGTTGTTCATTCTGGACATCGATCGGTTGTCCGCCTCGCTGTTGCCGCAACAGGCACAACTGACCGTGCAACTGGGCGTATTAGGCGCGACGCCGACGGAAACAGTGGCCGCCGAACAGGCCGATATCGCGGCACAACGGGCGACACTGATCGAACAGAAGACTAAGGTCGATACCGCCCTGAAGAACCTGGCGACACTCAAACAGAACGCCACCGACCTGATCACACAAATTGCCAGCATTCGCCGTACGTTGCTCGAAAGCGAGCTGACCTTAGGCACTGACAGCATTCTGAGCCCCGGATTCTGGGCACCGCTGGTCGATCCCGCTCCTGACGATCGCCAGCGGCTGCGCTCGTTCGTCGAGCAGATCAAGGAAACCGGCGCCGAGGCCTGGCAACCAGGGCAACGGTTCTACACCAGTGTGCTGGTGCTGCTGGCCTTCATCGTCTGGACACTGGGCCGCCGGCTCGCTGACCGATGGCTGGCGTGGGTGTGCATTCATCGCATGCCAGAAGGACGGCTGCGCCGCAGTTCGCTGGCGTTTGCCTCGGCACTGGCAACCCTCGCGACTACGGCGATTGCCCTGGAATTGCTGTATTACGCCTGCACGCGGCATGTGCCGTTGCCACCGATGCTGGCGACGTTTTCCGACGAGTTCCAGAAAGTGGTGTACGCCTGCGTGATGATCACCGGCCTGAGCCGCGCGTTGCTGTCCACCGAGCACCCGTCTTGGCGGCTGCCGGTGATTGCCGAGCCGGTGGCACTGACGCTCAAGCCGTTCGCCCGGATTCTTTCCGTCACGCTGCTGGTGCTGGTGACGGCGGTGCAGGTCAGCAACGCGTCCGGCATGAGCAGCCAGATCGTGATTGCCGGACGGGGCGTGATTGCACTGGTGGTGCTGGGCATCGTCACGGTGCTGCTGATGCGCGTCGGCAAGGTGCGCAAAGCGTTGGCGGCGGCCGGAGATGCGCAGGTCACCGGCAACACGTTCGCCGGCGTGGTCTACACCATTGCAACGCTGGCGATGGTCATCTCACTGGGGGCGTTGCTGACGGGATATGTGTCGCTGGCGCGGTTCATCACCTATGAACTGGTGTGGGCGTTTATCGTATTTTCCGGTTTCTATCTGTTGATGCAGTTGCTCAAGGACAGCTGCGAATACTTCTTCTCGCCCCGCCACTCCAGCGGCAAGGCGTTGAAGCAACTGCTGGGGGTCGGCGACCGGCGCCTCGAACAAGCCTCGACCCTGCTGGCCGGCGTGGGCCGGGCCGCGTTGTTGTTGCTGGCGGTGATCACCCTGTTCGTCGGTGGCATCGGTACCACCCTCGGCCAACTGGCGACCAACATTGGCGCGATTCTCGGCGGCGCCGGCCTGCGCAAACTGAACATAGTTCCCGGGCATTTGCTCAACGCCATGCTCGCGCTGCTGATCGGCATTTACCTGATCCGCGCCCTGCGTCGCTGGCTGGACAACGAATTCCTGCCCAAGACCGACATGGACCCGGGCATGTGCGCTTCGCTCAGCACGCTGTTTTCCAATATCGGCTATGCGCTGGTGGTGTTGCTGACACTGTCGTCACTGGGCGTGAAGTGGACCAACCTGGCGTGGATCGTCAGCGCCCTGTCGGTGGGGATCGGTTTCGGTTTGCAGGAGATCGTGAAGAACTTCGTCTCCGGTCTGATCCTGCTCACCGAACGCCCGGTCAAGGTCGGCGACTTGATCAGCATCAGCGGCGTCGAGGGCGACATCCGCCGGATCAACGTGCGTGCCACCGAAATCCAGCTCAGTGACCGCTCCATCGTGATCGTCCCAAACTCGCAACTGATCTCGCAAAACCTGCGCAACGTCACCCTCGGTGGCAGCGCCCAGGGCGTGGCGACGCTGGAGCTGATGTTCCCGCTGGACATCGATCCCGAGCAGGTCAAAAACCTGTTGCTCGACACCTATAAAGAGCACGAAACCATCCTCGGCAAACCGGCGCCGTTTGTGCGGTTCAGCAAGCTTTCGCCCGATGGCATCACGCTGACCGTGACGGGTTATGTCGACAGCCCGCGGATTGTCGGCAAGACCAAGAGTGATTTGTTGTTCGAGATTCTCAAGCGGCTGGGGGCGTCGGGGATTGAGTTGGCCAAACCGGCTCAGCCCAACGCTTGA
- a CDS encoding LysE family translocator, with product MSFADNLLAFTLAATLLTLTPGLDTALVLRTATVEGKQQALRAALGINAGCLLWGAAVAFGLGALIAVSELAYNLLKYCGAAYLAWLGLNMLLRPRRSLAPAEANGKPGGNWFLKGMLGNVLNPKIGIFYVSFLPQFIPQGQPLVPWTFGLVSIHVVLGLIWSLVLIGATQPLSGFLRREKVIRWMDRTTGMIFVLFAARLAFSKR from the coding sequence ATGTCCTTCGCCGACAACCTTCTCGCTTTCACACTCGCCGCCACGTTGCTGACCCTGACACCCGGCCTCGACACCGCGCTGGTCCTGCGCACCGCCACCGTCGAAGGCAAGCAACAGGCCTTGCGTGCGGCGTTAGGCATCAACGCAGGTTGCCTGCTGTGGGGCGCAGCGGTGGCGTTCGGGCTAGGGGCGTTGATTGCGGTGTCGGAACTGGCTTACAACCTGTTGAAGTACTGCGGTGCGGCGTATCTGGCGTGGCTCGGGTTGAACATGTTGCTGCGCCCTCGCCGCTCACTGGCACCTGCCGAGGCCAATGGCAAGCCGGGGGGAAACTGGTTTTTGAAGGGCATGCTGGGAAATGTGCTCAATCCAAAAATCGGGATTTTCTACGTGTCGTTTCTGCCGCAGTTCATTCCGCAAGGCCAACCACTGGTGCCGTGGACGTTCGGGCTGGTGAGCATTCACGTCGTGCTCGGGCTGATCTGGTCACTGGTGTTGATCGGAGCGACGCAGCCGCTGTCCGGGTTTCTGCGACGGGAGAAGGTGATTCGCTGGATGGATCGCACCACGGGGATGATTTTCGTGTTGTTTGCCGCACGACTGGCCTTCAGCAAGCGCTGA
- a CDS encoding DUF1214 domain-containing protein — protein sequence MKKLATCTLASWAALTLLNPAFAEDAPSENGATPVTVDNFPRAESDLYIGSLAKQGGLGKLLHRREEASIDHQTVIRLNRDTLYTSGVFDLDASPVTITLPDPGKRFMALQIINEDHYTPDVFYGAGSHTLTRENVGTRYVVTAIRTLVDPNSPDDVKQVHALQDAITVSQKSAGTLELPHWDAASQKKVRDALLILSSTIPDFRRAFGTKKEVDPIRHLLGSASAWGGNPDKDATYLNVTPTKNDGKTVYRLTVKDVPVDGFWSVSLYNAEGYYEKNPQHAYTLNNLTAKKSADGSIVIQFGGCKPAVANCLPIMQGWNYTVRLYRPKAQILSGMWTFPEPKPVE from the coding sequence ATGAAAAAGCTAGCGACCTGCACACTCGCTTCCTGGGCTGCATTGACCCTGCTGAACCCAGCCTTCGCCGAAGACGCACCGTCTGAAAACGGCGCAACTCCGGTCACCGTGGATAATTTCCCGCGTGCAGAGTCAGACTTGTACATCGGTTCGCTGGCCAAACAGGGTGGTCTGGGCAAACTTCTGCATCGCCGAGAAGAAGCCTCGATCGACCACCAGACCGTCATTCGTTTGAACCGTGACACCCTCTACACTTCGGGCGTTTTTGACCTCGACGCGAGTCCTGTGACTATCACCCTGCCCGATCCCGGCAAACGGTTCATGGCCCTGCAGATCATCAACGAAGACCATTACACCCCCGACGTGTTCTATGGTGCCGGCAGCCATACGCTGACCCGGGAAAACGTTGGCACCCGCTATGTTGTCACTGCCATCCGAACACTGGTCGACCCCAACAGCCCGGATGACGTAAAACAGGTACATGCCCTGCAGGATGCGATCACGGTCAGCCAGAAGAGCGCCGGTACACTGGAGCTGCCCCACTGGGATGCCGCGAGCCAGAAGAAAGTCCGCGATGCGTTGCTGATACTGTCCTCGACCATTCCCGATTTCCGTAGAGCCTTCGGCACGAAAAAAGAGGTCGACCCGATCCGTCACCTGCTCGGTTCGGCCTCTGCATGGGGTGGCAATCCGGACAAGGATGCGACCTACCTGAACGTCACGCCGACAAAAAATGACGGCAAAACCGTTTACCGCCTGACCGTCAAAGACGTCCCTGTCGACGGGTTCTGGTCGGTCAGCCTTTACAACGCCGAAGGCTATTACGAAAAAAATCCGCAACACGCTTACACGCTGAACAACCTGACAGCGAAGAAATCTGCCGACGGCTCGATCGTGATCCAGTTTGGTGGCTGCAAGCCTGCGGTAGCGAACTGTTTGCCGATCATGCAGGGCTGGAACTACACCGTGCGGTTGTACCGGCCGAAAGCGCAGATTCTCAGCGGGATGTGGACGTTTCCGGAGCCGAAGCCGGTTGAGTGA
- a CDS encoding arsenate reductase ArsC: protein MRVLFMCTANSCRSILSEAMFNHLAPQGFEAVSAGSFPKGQVLPRSLSTLQEAGIAIAGLSSKGNDAFEDNPPDIVITVCDKAAGEACPVYFGPALKAHWGLEDPSEVSGDEAAISAAFHGTLARIETRCRAFFTLPFAQLDRDALKRELDRISLL, encoded by the coding sequence ATGCGCGTTCTATTCATGTGCACCGCCAACAGTTGCCGCAGCATTCTGTCCGAAGCAATGTTCAACCACCTGGCGCCGCAAGGTTTCGAGGCGGTCAGCGCCGGCAGTTTCCCCAAGGGCCAGGTGCTGCCGCGCAGCCTGAGCACGTTGCAGGAGGCCGGCATTGCCATCGCCGGGTTGAGCAGCAAGGGCAACGACGCCTTCGAAGACAACCCGCCGGACATTGTCATCACTGTGTGCGACAAGGCAGCCGGCGAAGCCTGCCCCGTCTACTTCGGCCCGGCCTTGAAGGCCCATTGGGGGCTGGAGGATCCGTCGGAAGTGAGCGGCGATGAAGCCGCCATCAGCGCAGCCTTCCACGGGACCCTCGCCCGGATCGAAACCCGCTGCCGGGCCTTCTTCACCCTGCCCTTCGCCCAACTGGATCGCGATGCCCTCAAGCGCGAGCTCGACCGCATCAGCCTGCTATGA
- a CDS encoding EamA family transporter yields MQKKHLVLAVSVTAVWGLNFPVTKLGLAGIDPLLLTALRFALAALPWVFFVKRPQVAFGWIAAYGLIFGVAMWALINQGIAWGVPPGSASLLIQFSAFFTLGWGVLFFGERLGGPQLIGSVLAAAGLVGIVLCSPGDVSRAGFALVIGSAVAWSIGNVVIKVSRVHEIFAFVVWASLFPPIPLLLLTWLLHGSAPFNAVPSQLNGMTLFSLAFQVYAATHFSYWGWNLLLREYPVSRVAPLSLLIPVFGIVSSMLVLGQHPGLFDWVFILLVLLALALGSVKLPFIQRVRKGDRLILIK; encoded by the coding sequence ATGCAAAAGAAACATCTAGTACTGGCCGTTTCGGTCACAGCGGTCTGGGGATTGAACTTCCCCGTCACCAAACTCGGGCTGGCCGGCATCGACCCGCTGTTGTTGACGGCGTTACGTTTTGCACTGGCGGCTTTGCCTTGGGTATTTTTCGTCAAACGTCCGCAAGTTGCCTTCGGATGGATCGCGGCCTATGGGCTGATCTTCGGTGTCGCGATGTGGGCGTTGATCAATCAGGGGATCGCGTGGGGCGTACCGCCGGGTAGCGCGTCGTTGCTGATCCAGTTCAGCGCATTCTTCACGCTGGGCTGGGGCGTGCTCTTCTTTGGAGAACGCTTGGGAGGGCCTCAGCTGATTGGCAGTGTGTTGGCTGCTGCAGGACTGGTGGGGATTGTCTTGTGCAGTCCCGGCGATGTATCGAGGGCAGGTTTTGCCCTGGTGATTGGCAGCGCGGTGGCCTGGAGCATTGGCAACGTGGTCATCAAGGTTTCCAGAGTGCATGAAATCTTCGCCTTCGTCGTCTGGGCGAGTTTGTTTCCACCCATCCCGCTCTTGCTGTTGACGTGGCTGCTACACGGCTCCGCTCCTTTCAACGCGGTGCCTTCGCAACTGAATGGCATGACGCTGTTTTCACTCGCGTTCCAGGTGTACGCAGCGACGCACTTCAGTTACTGGGGGTGGAATCTGCTGCTGCGTGAATACCCGGTGTCGCGCGTGGCCCCGCTGTCGCTGTTGATTCCGGTATTTGGCATCGTCAGCTCTATGCTCGTCCTCGGCCAGCACCCAGGCCTCTTTGATTGGGTGTTTATCTTGCTGGTTCTACTGGCGCTGGCCTTGGGTTCGGTGAAATTGCCCTTCATTCAACGAGTCAGAAAGGGGGACAGATTGATTCTCATAAAATAA
- the arsH gene encoding arsenical resistance protein ArsH, which produces MTDLPNLDLSLTQKTTRDNGVHKPRILLLYGSTRPRSFSRLLVEEAARLLEHFGAETRIFNPSGLPLPDDAPGDHPKVQELLELMQWSEGQVWCSPERHGAMSAVFKAQIDWVPLALGAVRPTQGKTLAVMQVCGGSQSFNVVNQLRVLGRWMRMFTIPNQSSVPKAYLEFDEGNRMKPSALYDRVVDVMEELVKFTLLLRDRPDMVDRYSERKESAEELMQRVNQRSI; this is translated from the coding sequence ATGACCGATCTGCCCAATCTCGACTTATCGCTGACTCAGAAAACCACCCGCGACAACGGTGTGCACAAACCACGCATTCTGCTGCTCTACGGCTCGACCCGCCCGCGTTCCTTCAGTCGCTTGCTGGTGGAAGAAGCCGCGCGACTGCTGGAGCACTTCGGTGCCGAGACGCGAATCTTCAATCCCTCGGGCCTGCCGCTGCCGGATGACGCGCCCGGCGATCACCCGAAAGTCCAGGAACTGCTGGAGCTGATGCAATGGTCCGAAGGCCAGGTCTGGTGTTCACCCGAACGCCACGGCGCGATGTCGGCGGTGTTCAAGGCGCAGATCGACTGGGTGCCGCTGGCGCTCGGTGCGGTGCGTCCGACCCAGGGCAAAACCCTCGCGGTGATGCAGGTCTGCGGCGGTTCGCAATCGTTCAACGTGGTCAATCAACTGCGCGTGCTGGGCCGCTGGATGCGCATGTTCACCATCCCCAATCAGTCGTCGGTGCCCAAGGCCTATCTGGAGTTTGACGAAGGCAACCGCATGAAGCCTTCGGCGCTGTACGACCGGGTGGTGGATGTGATGGAGGAACTGGTGAAATTCACGCTGTTGCTGCGTGATCGCCCGGATATGGTGGATCGCTACTCGGAGCGCAAGGAGTCGGCGGAGGAACTGATGCAGCGGGTCAATCAGCGCTCGATCTGA
- a CDS encoding metalloregulator ArsR/SmtB family transcription factor: MLTPATFFKCLADETRARATLLITREGELCVCELVCALDDSQPKISRHLAQLRTCGLLLDRRQGQWVYYRLNPELPEWVREMLQATLAANTTWLEENSARLAAMGDRPLNTSACC, translated from the coding sequence ATGCTCACCCCCGCCACCTTTTTCAAATGCCTCGCCGACGAAACCCGCGCCCGGGCCACGCTGCTGATCACCCGTGAAGGTGAGTTGTGTGTCTGCGAACTGGTCTGCGCGCTGGACGACAGCCAGCCGAAAATCTCCCGCCATCTCGCGCAATTGCGCACCTGCGGCTTGCTGCTGGATCGCCGTCAGGGTCAGTGGGTTTATTACCGGCTCAATCCGGAGTTGCCGGAATGGGTACGCGAGATGTTGCAGGCCACCTTGGCCGCCAACACCACGTGGCTGGAAGAAAACAGCGCGCGACTCGCCGCCATGGGCGATCGCCCGCTCAATACATCTGCCTGCTGCTGA